One Nostoc sp. UHCC 0302 DNA window includes the following coding sequences:
- a CDS encoding Uma2 family endonuclease, which yields MNSEKVTLQSLYTVTDEELMQMSSQNPELRFERNADGTLETIPPTGGISGNREIKAGAYLFNWVESQNLGEVFGPTTGFRLANTAVRSPDAAFIAKGRLPEGWDQQEDKFIPLAPDFVIEIRSKNDSLAKLKAKMEEYIANGVKLGWLIDSKNQQALVYRQDGSITQYPATVILSGEDVVPGFTLALAKLL from the coding sequence ATGAACAGCGAAAAAGTAACATTGCAGTCTTTGTACACTGTCACTGATGAAGAATTAATGCAGATGAGTTCACAAAACCCAGAACTCCGCTTTGAACGCAATGCAGATGGAACCTTAGAAACTATACCTCCAACTGGTGGAATATCTGGAAATAGAGAAATAAAAGCAGGAGCTTATTTGTTTAATTGGGTAGAAAGTCAGAATCTTGGTGAAGTATTCGGCCCAACTACTGGTTTTAGATTAGCAAATACTGCTGTGCGATCGCCTGATGCTGCTTTTATTGCTAAAGGACGCTTACCAGAAGGTTGGGATCAGCAAGAAGACAAATTTATACCTTTAGCACCCGACTTTGTAATTGAAATTCGTTCTAAAAATGACAGCTTGGCAAAACTTAAAGCCAAGATGGAAGAATATATCGCAAATGGTGTGAAGTTGGGATGGTTAATTGATAGTAAAAATCAGCAAGCTTTAGTATATCGCCAGGATGGTTCAATTACACAGTACCCGGCTACAGTAATTTTGAGTGGTGAAGATGTTGTACCTGGGTTTACCTTAGCTTTAGCTAAATTATTGTAA
- a CDS encoding LptF/LptG family permease, with the protein MVSKKLPSFYSLKSLLPFTIMDRYLASELLPTFFFGVGAFSSIGVTIDSVFELIRKIVESGLPIDIAVQVFILKLPYFIVLAFPMSTLLATLMTYSRLSSESELIALRGCGVSVYRMVLTAVMMSLVVTGLTFVFNEQIAPAANYQAANILDTALRSDKPTFKQQNIFYPEYQNDTQPDGTKTRILTRLFYADQFDGKRMKGLTIIDRSEKGLNQIIVSESAQWNGSQNVWDFYNGTIYFVAADRSYRNIVRFEQQQLKLPRTPLILAEKSRDYGEMNISEALDQLEVERLGGDRQKIRKLEVRIHQKFALPFVCVVFGLVGAAMGSIPQRTGRGTSFAISVIVIFSYYLIFFMSGALGQAGVLSPFMGAWLPNFLFLGIGLFLLMRVAKR; encoded by the coding sequence ATGGTATCAAAGAAGCTCCCATCATTCTACAGCCTCAAATCGCTGCTACCTTTTACCATCATGGATCGGTATCTTGCAAGCGAATTACTACCAACGTTTTTCTTTGGTGTTGGAGCTTTCTCATCAATTGGTGTCACAATTGATTCTGTCTTTGAGCTAATACGGAAAATAGTAGAATCGGGGCTACCCATAGACATTGCTGTTCAAGTTTTCATATTAAAGCTGCCATATTTCATCGTTTTGGCCTTTCCTATGTCAACTTTACTCGCTACTTTGATGACTTATAGTCGTCTTTCTAGCGAGAGTGAACTAATTGCCCTGCGTGGCTGTGGGGTGAGTGTTTATCGCATGGTTTTAACTGCGGTGATGATGAGCCTTGTGGTTACAGGCTTAACATTTGTGTTTAACGAGCAGATAGCACCAGCAGCAAATTACCAAGCGGCGAATATCTTAGACACAGCTCTGAGATCAGATAAGCCAACTTTTAAACAGCAAAACATTTTCTATCCAGAGTACCAGAATGATACACAGCCTGATGGTACTAAGACCAGGATACTAACACGCTTGTTTTATGCTGATCAGTTTGATGGTAAGCGGATGAAAGGTTTAACGATTATAGATCGTTCCGAAAAAGGTCTTAATCAAATTATTGTGTCAGAATCCGCCCAGTGGAATGGCTCTCAAAATGTTTGGGATTTTTACAACGGAACCATCTATTTTGTAGCTGCTGATCGCTCTTATCGCAACATCGTCAGGTTTGAACAGCAACAACTGAAACTACCCCGCACCCCATTAATCCTGGCAGAAAAAAGCCGGGACTATGGTGAGATGAATATTTCCGAAGCACTAGATCAACTGGAGGTAGAACGTCTAGGTGGCGATCGGCAAAAAATTCGCAAACTAGAAGTTCGGATTCACCAAAAATTCGCCTTGCCATTTGTCTGTGTGGTTTTTGGCTTGGTAGGCGCAGCTATGGGAAGCATACCTCAACGCACTGGGCGAGGCACAAGTTTTGCTATTAGCGTCATAGTAATTTTTTCGTACTACTTAATTTTCTTTATGAGTGGTGCGCTTGGACAAGCAGGTGTCCTTTCTCCCTTTATGGGGGCTTGGTTACCCAATTTTCTTTTTTTGGGAATAGGTTTATTTCTATTGATGCGGGTTGCTAAACGATAG
- a CDS encoding AAA family ATPase, whose amino-acid sequence MSWDSTVFSICASGNSWLWAAWSTIDDAYNFLEKPEKQLEIDCLFFAEAPTKENAIKTARNLLGSHIKQIGNEWAAEVYKEVQKQPHINANQPEVVTNELQLCLDQLHSLTGLSAVKSTVQELVNIAKVAQMQAQAGIKAPSITRHLVFTGNPGTGKTTVARILGEIYKNLGVLSKGHFLEVDRTNLVAEYLGQTAPKTAKVVESALGGVLFIDEAYSLVPDGRGDMYGQEAINTLLKMMEDHRDDLVVIVAGYKGEMSRFIESNPGLKSRFARSIHFEDYCPSELTEIFKVRCEQHGYLFSEKTLEGVRLLVNQFEHQIGELGNGRFVRNIFDRCIAIQCNRLAALAQPSKIDLKTFQPADVPTHEQLAQYLL is encoded by the coding sequence ATGTCGTGGGATTCTACAGTCTTTAGTATCTGTGCTTCAGGTAATTCTTGGTTATGGGCTGCTTGGAGTACCATTGATGATGCTTATAATTTTCTAGAAAAGCCTGAAAAGCAATTAGAGATTGATTGCTTGTTTTTTGCTGAAGCTCCTACTAAAGAAAATGCAATAAAAACAGCTCGTAACCTATTAGGTTCTCACATTAAACAAATAGGCAACGAATGGGCAGCAGAAGTCTATAAAGAGGTTCAGAAGCAACCTCACATTAATGCTAATCAACCTGAAGTAGTCACTAATGAGCTTCAGCTATGTTTAGATCAACTTCATTCATTAACTGGACTAAGTGCTGTCAAATCTACCGTTCAAGAGTTGGTAAATATTGCAAAAGTAGCCCAGATGCAAGCTCAAGCAGGTATAAAAGCTCCTTCAATCACTAGACACCTCGTATTCACAGGAAATCCCGGAACAGGCAAAACCACAGTAGCTAGGATTTTAGGCGAGATATACAAAAATCTTGGTGTTCTATCAAAAGGCCATTTTCTTGAAGTGGACCGGACTAATTTAGTTGCAGAATACTTGGGACAAACAGCACCCAAAACAGCAAAAGTAGTTGAATCTGCTCTTGGTGGTGTACTTTTTATTGATGAGGCTTACTCCCTTGTTCCAGACGGACGCGGCGATATGTACGGACAAGAGGCAATCAATACTCTTTTAAAAATGATGGAAGACCACAGAGATGATCTGGTAGTTATTGTTGCAGGATATAAAGGGGAAATGTCTCGATTTATTGAATCTAATCCTGGTCTAAAGTCCAGATTTGCAAGGTCGATTCATTTTGAAGACTATTGTCCGTCCGAGTTAACCGAGATTTTTAAAGTCAGGTGTGAACAGCACGGCTATCTGTTCTCAGAGAAGACTTTGGAAGGAGTGCGTCTCTTAGTTAATCAATTTGAACATCAAATAGGAGAACTTGGAAATGGTAGATTTGTGAGAAATATCTTTGATCGTTGTATTGCTATTCAATGTAACCGTTTAGCAGCATTAGCCCAACCATCAAAAATAGACCTCAAAACCTTTCAACCTGCTGATGTTCCCACTCATGAGCAACTGGCGCAGTATCTTCTTTGA
- a CDS encoding LptA/OstA family protein — translation MMPCYKLPRFKMRRFGFALMLPAALFGGMSIDNPLHKNAFPMQLQTATAQQTPVANRPLTIRSDVQEYDAKTQVITARGNVQMVYPSRQIQATSAQAQYFSKERRIDFSGNVYILQQGGNSIRAEKVTYLIDEGRFVALPQSNRQVESIYMVQEANDANQAGTSAPAPAPATPTFRRSN, via the coding sequence ATCATGCCTTGCTATAAATTGCCCAGATTTAAAATGCGTCGCTTTGGATTCGCCTTGATGCTACCTGCTGCACTCTTCGGCGGGATGTCCATAGACAACCCGCTACACAAGAATGCATTTCCTATGCAACTGCAAACCGCTACGGCACAACAAACACCAGTAGCGAATCGCCCCCTTACCATCCGCTCTGATGTGCAAGAATACGACGCTAAAACCCAAGTAATCACCGCTCGTGGTAATGTGCAAATGGTGTACCCATCTCGCCAGATTCAGGCAACATCTGCCCAAGCACAGTATTTTAGTAAAGAACGCCGGATTGATTTCAGTGGCAACGTCTACATTTTGCAACAGGGTGGTAACAGTATCCGAGCAGAAAAAGTAACTTATCTAATTGATGAAGGGCGATTTGTTGCCTTACCCCAATCCAACCGTCAGGTAGAGTCTATATATATGGTGCAGGAAGCTAATGATGCTAACCAAGCTGGTACGTCTGCCCCAGCCCCAGCCCCAGCGACACCAACTTTCAGACGTTCTAATTAG
- the lptB gene encoding LPS export ABC transporter ATP-binding protein, with translation MKIVLENIHKSYGKRVIVNRVNLSVAQGEVVGLLGPNGAGKTTTFYIATGLEKPNQGKVWLDSLDITGLPMHKRARLGIGYLAQEASIFRQLSVQDNILLVFEQTNVPRWEWSRRLKILLREFRLEVLANSKGIQLSGGERRRTELARALASGQEGPKFLFLDEPFAGVDPIAVSEIQHIVAQLRDRGMGILITDHNVRETLAITDRAYIMREGQILAFGTAEELYNNPLVRQYYLGDNFHV, from the coding sequence GTGAAAATTGTTTTAGAGAATATTCACAAATCTTACGGTAAGCGGGTAATTGTTAATCGCGTCAACCTCTCTGTTGCTCAAGGTGAGGTTGTTGGTTTACTAGGGCCAAATGGAGCAGGTAAAACCACAACCTTTTACATTGCCACAGGCTTAGAAAAACCCAATCAAGGAAAAGTGTGGCTGGATAGTCTCGATATTACTGGATTGCCAATGCACAAAAGGGCGCGGCTAGGTATTGGCTATTTAGCACAAGAAGCAAGTATATTTCGCCAACTCTCCGTACAAGATAATATTCTTTTAGTATTCGAGCAAACTAATGTGCCACGATGGGAGTGGTCAAGGAGACTCAAAATTTTACTGCGGGAGTTTCGGTTGGAAGTATTAGCTAACAGCAAAGGCATTCAACTTTCAGGTGGTGAGCGTCGGCGAACGGAATTAGCAAGGGCGTTAGCATCTGGACAAGAAGGCCCGAAATTTTTATTTTTGGATGAACCATTTGCTGGGGTTGATCCGATCGCAGTCTCAGAAATTCAGCATATTGTTGCACAACTGCGCGATCGCGGCATGGGTATCTTAATCACAGATCACAACGTTCGCGAAACTCTCGCCATCACTGATCGTGCTTATATCATGCGTGAAGGCCAAATTCTCGCTTTTGGAACTGCGGAAGAACTCTATAATAATCCGCTGGTTAGACAGTACTATTTAGGCGATAATTTCCACGTATAA
- the typA gene encoding translational GTPase TypA, with amino-acid sequence MTLPIRNVAIIAHVDHGKTTLVDALLRQSGIFREGEDVPDCVMDSNALERERGITILSKNTAVRYKDTLINIVDTPGHADFGGEVERVLGMVDGCLLIVDANEGPMPQTRFVLKKALEKGLRPIVVVNKIDRGQADPHVAVDKVLDLFLELGADEDQCDFTYLFASGMGGYAKESMEAESVDMQPLFNAILQHVPPPVGDVNKPLQLQVTTLDYSEYLGRIVIGRIHNGTIRAGQQAALITENGTIVKSKISKLMGFEGLKRVEMEEASAGYIVAVAGFADAYIGETITDPNEPQALPLIKVDEPTLQMTFWVNDSPFAGQEGKLVTSRQVRDRLFRELETNVALRVEETDSPDKFLVSGRGELHLGILIETMRREGFEFQVSQPQVIYREVNGQPCEPYELLVLDIPADAVGSCIERLGQRKGEMQDMQPGNGDRTQLEFVIPARGLIGFRGEFMRMTRGEGIMNHSFLDYRQLSGDIEARNKGVLISFEEGVSTFYAMKNAEDRGAFFITPGTKVYRGMIVGEHNRPQDLELNVCKTKQLTNHRAAGGDELVQLQAPIDMSLERALEYIGPDELVEVTPKSIRLRKMSKKLAKR; translated from the coding sequence ATGACGCTCCCAATTCGTAACGTCGCCATTATTGCCCACGTTGACCACGGCAAGACCACCCTGGTTGATGCACTCCTCAGACAGTCCGGCATTTTCCGAGAAGGTGAAGACGTTCCGGATTGCGTCATGGACTCCAACGCTCTAGAACGTGAACGGGGTATTACTATCCTGTCCAAAAATACAGCGGTTCGCTACAAAGACACGCTCATTAATATTGTCGATACTCCTGGACACGCTGACTTTGGTGGCGAAGTTGAACGGGTACTTGGCATGGTTGACGGATGTCTTCTGATTGTCGATGCCAACGAAGGCCCCATGCCCCAAACACGCTTTGTGCTGAAAAAAGCTTTGGAAAAAGGGTTGCGCCCTATTGTTGTTGTTAATAAAATCGACCGTGGCCAAGCTGACCCCCACGTTGCTGTTGATAAAGTTTTGGATCTGTTCTTAGAATTAGGAGCAGATGAAGACCAATGCGATTTTACCTATCTGTTCGCCTCCGGTATGGGAGGTTATGCCAAAGAAAGCATGGAAGCAGAATCGGTAGATATGCAACCTTTATTTAATGCGATTCTGCAACACGTTCCACCACCAGTAGGCGACGTCAACAAGCCTCTGCAATTGCAAGTCACAACCCTAGATTATTCTGAATACCTGGGACGGATTGTCATTGGCAGAATTCACAACGGCACTATCCGTGCTGGACAGCAAGCGGCATTGATAACAGAAAATGGCACAATTGTCAAGTCCAAAATCTCTAAGCTGATGGGCTTTGAAGGGCTGAAGCGTGTGGAGATGGAAGAAGCCAGCGCAGGTTATATTGTCGCGGTGGCTGGCTTCGCTGATGCTTACATTGGGGAAACAATTACTGATCCAAATGAACCGCAAGCTTTGCCACTAATTAAAGTAGATGAACCAACCTTGCAAATGACCTTCTGGGTGAACGATTCGCCCTTTGCTGGTCAAGAAGGCAAGTTGGTGACATCACGGCAAGTGCGCGATCGCTTATTCCGCGAACTAGAAACCAACGTTGCTTTGCGTGTCGAAGAAACCGATTCTCCCGATAAATTTCTAGTTTCGGGTCGTGGAGAACTCCACTTGGGTATCCTAATCGAAACCATGCGCCGGGAAGGTTTCGAATTTCAAGTATCTCAGCCACAAGTAATTTACCGCGAAGTCAACGGTCAACCTTGCGAACCTTACGAACTCCTGGTGTTAGATATTCCTGCTGATGCAGTGGGTAGCTGTATTGAACGCCTGGGACAACGTAAAGGCGAAATGCAAGATATGCAACCAGGTAATGGCGATCGCACTCAGCTAGAGTTTGTGATTCCCGCCCGTGGCTTGATTGGTTTCCGGGGTGAATTCATGCGGATGACTCGTGGTGAAGGCATCATGAATCACAGCTTCTTAGATTACCGTCAACTTAGTGGTGATATTGAAGCCCGTAATAAAGGTGTTCTGATCTCCTTTGAAGAAGGTGTTTCTACCTTCTACGCCATGAAAAACGCTGAAGATAGAGGAGCATTCTTTATTACTCCTGGGACTAAGGTTTACAGAGGCATGATTGTGGGAGAACACAATCGTCCTCAAGACTTGGAACTGAACGTTTGTAAGACTAAGCAGTTAACCAACCACCGCGCCGCTGGTGGCGATGAACTCGTGCAACTGCAAGCACCAATAGACATGAGCCTAGAGCGTGCTTTGGAATATATCGGCCCAGATGAGTTGGTGGAAGTTACACCTAAATCTATTCGTCTGCGTAAGATGTCGAAGAAGTTAGCGAAACGCTAA
- a CDS encoding YgiT-type zinc finger protein: MYGYRCEYCEGTVQPRTVKREAFKHKDGFVILEDVTIGVCDTCGNRYYSADILHAVHAVATGAKLPERTELIPVTHLESA, translated from the coding sequence ATGTATGGATATAGATGTGAGTATTGCGAAGGAACCGTTCAACCCCGAACTGTCAAGCGGGAGGCATTTAAACATAAAGATGGATTTGTCATCCTTGAAGATGTAACAATCGGTGTTTGTGATACGTGCGGCAATCGGTACTACTCAGCTGATATTCTTCATGCGGTTCATGCTGTTGCAACTGGAGCGAAACTCCCTGAAAGAACCGAACTAATTCCGGTTACTCATCTAGAATCAGCATAA
- a CDS encoding DUF4258 domain-containing protein, translated as MPRSDIDRIREKIRLRQYDMSAHAMEEMAEDMLTILDVEEAVLKGQVIRVEKDDPRGTKYIVVGTALDQQTPVGIVGRFASTGRYLIITVYEVTKLEG; from the coding sequence GTGCCTCGGAGTGATATCGACCGTATCAGAGAAAAGATTAGACTCCGCCAATATGATATGTCAGCCCATGCAATGGAAGAAATGGCTGAGGATATGCTGACGATTTTAGATGTGGAAGAGGCGGTTCTGAAAGGTCAAGTCATTCGAGTTGAAAAAGATGACCCAAGAGGAACAAAATATATAGTAGTAGGAACTGCATTAGATCAACAAACGCCTGTTGGGATTGTTGGGCGTTTCGCAAGCACTGGACGTTATCTGATTATCACTGTTTATGAAGTCACTAAGCTTGAGGGCTAG
- a CDS encoding ferredoxin thioredoxin reductase catalytic beta subunit, translating into MISSEINTKSSDRSLEAMRHFSEQYAKRTGTYFCSEPSVTAVVIEGLAKHKDELGAPLCPCRHYEDKEAEVHATYWNCPCVPMRERKECHCMLFLTPDNEFAGDKQEITLETIKEVRDSMA; encoded by the coding sequence ATGATCTCATCAGAAATTAACACAAAATCCAGCGATAGAAGCCTAGAGGCAATGCGGCATTTTTCCGAACAATACGCCAAGCGTACTGGAACATACTTCTGTTCTGAACCTTCTGTTACGGCAGTCGTGATTGAAGGACTAGCTAAACACAAAGACGAACTAGGTGCGCCTTTGTGTCCCTGTCGCCACTATGAAGATAAAGAAGCTGAGGTTCACGCTACATATTGGAACTGTCCTTGTGTACCAATGAGAGAACGCAAAGAGTGCCACTGTATGTTATTCCTCACCCCTGATAACGAGTTTGCAGGCGACAAACAAGAAATCACTCTAGAAACAATTAAAGAAGTACGAGACAGTATGGCATGA
- a CDS encoding DUF309 domain-containing protein, with protein sequence MSETMPDEFWQGVELFNSGQFYACHDTLEALWIEASEPEKTFYQGILQIAVALYHLGNRNWRGAVILLGEGSNRLQRYPSIYGGIDVDQLLNESAELLKTLQQIGPEKIAAGDLGEVEAFPLPSILLIKN encoded by the coding sequence ATGAGTGAAACCATGCCCGATGAGTTTTGGCAAGGTGTAGAACTGTTCAATTCTGGGCAGTTCTACGCCTGTCATGACACTTTAGAGGCTCTGTGGATTGAAGCAAGCGAACCAGAAAAAACCTTTTATCAAGGCATTCTGCAAATTGCCGTAGCACTATATCATCTGGGTAATCGCAATTGGCGAGGAGCAGTAATTTTGCTGGGAGAGGGCAGCAATCGCCTGCAACGTTACCCATCTATTTACGGCGGCATAGATGTCGATCAGTTATTAAATGAGAGTGCAGAATTGTTAAAGACATTACAACAAATAGGGCCAGAGAAAATTGCTGCTGGTGACTTGGGCGAGGTGGAAGCTTTCCCCTTGCCCAGTATTTTGCTAATTAAAAATTAG
- a CDS encoding DUF58 domain-containing protein — MKIIKPITNWLETRACTPTYSGYVLAIIAICFFGAAINTMAGWLYAISGVSLALLGVAAVLPPRSLIGLTVHRHPIQPVSAGDELTVELEICNQTKQPVSLLQVEDILPFVLGKPVHRAIETIKSQGSYRWVYYQPTQRRGVYRWHTVELATGAPLGLFWCSRQRDCAATAIVYPTVLPLATCPLVDEMGQEESKRGDPRGKPLQTATTGLVRSLRPYRIGDPTRLIHWRTSARYGELRVRELEIVTGGQEIIIALDSAANWQEENFEQAVIAAASLYFYAQRQQMQVQLWTAFTGLAKGDSVILETLAATTPLEDTSTKLPENYPLIWLTQNQQSISSLPQGSRWVLWQNNSSPDEQGVINWDYPGIIVQSEQALQPQLQKTLR, encoded by the coding sequence ATGAAAATCATTAAACCCATCACCAACTGGCTAGAAACCCGCGCTTGTACTCCTACATACAGCGGTTATGTACTAGCAATAATTGCTATTTGTTTTTTTGGGGCTGCTATTAATACGATGGCAGGCTGGCTTTACGCTATTAGCGGCGTTAGTCTTGCCCTTTTAGGTGTAGCGGCTGTCTTACCACCGCGATCGCTCATTGGTCTAACTGTCCATCGCCATCCTATCCAGCCTGTGTCAGCAGGAGACGAACTGACTGTAGAATTAGAAATCTGCAATCAGACAAAGCAGCCTGTAAGTTTGCTACAAGTTGAGGATATACTGCCTTTTGTCTTAGGTAAACCAGTACACAGGGCAATTGAAACAATAAAGAGTCAAGGCAGTTATCGTTGGGTATATTACCAACCCACCCAGCGCCGGGGAGTTTATCGTTGGCATACAGTCGAACTAGCAACTGGTGCGCCCTTGGGATTGTTTTGGTGTAGCCGTCAGCGTGACTGTGCAGCAACAGCAATTGTTTATCCTACCGTGTTACCCCTTGCTACCTGCCCCTTAGTCGATGAAATGGGGCAAGAAGAGAGCAAAAGAGGCGACCCCCGTGGCAAACCCTTGCAGACAGCAACAACAGGGCTAGTGCGATCGCTGCGTCCCTATCGTATAGGAGATCCTACTCGTCTAATCCACTGGCGTACCAGCGCCCGTTATGGAGAGTTACGAGTGCGGGAATTAGAAATAGTTACAGGTGGACAAGAGATCATAATCGCCCTTGACAGTGCCGCTAATTGGCAAGAAGAGAACTTTGAGCAAGCAGTAATTGCTGCTGCCTCGTTGTATTTTTACGCACAACGCCAGCAGATGCAAGTGCAATTATGGACAGCATTTACAGGTTTAGCTAAAGGCGATTCCGTTATTTTAGAAACCCTAGCTGCAACCACTCCTTTAGAAGATACCAGCACAAAACTTCCTGAAAACTACCCCTTGATTTGGCTGACTCAAAACCAACAAAGCATCTCTTCTCTGCCTCAAGGCAGTCGTTGGGTTTTGTGGCAAAATAATTCTTCACCAGATGAACAAGGGGTAATCAATTGGGATTACCCTGGGATCATCGTGCAAAGTGAGCAGGCACTGCAACCCCAGCTGCAAAAAACATTACGTTAA
- a CDS encoding type II toxin-antitoxin system antitoxin SocA domain-containing protein: protein MIDCLNAARYFIARAYEDSMEAEMTNMKVQKLLYYAQSLHLAMYDEPLFEQEIQAWRYGPVCPPAYKFYSEFEAKQLPIPSQESLLEIPDEKKQLLEEVWEYFGGYHAYRLSDMTHLEFPWKKARKGLLPEASSTEPILLEDLKALGYQKLDQIERDHPAYQLVMREVLKDASTSESSTRIHKGEVHEWLNSLLD, encoded by the coding sequence ATGATTGATTGTCTAAATGCAGCTCGCTACTTCATCGCAAGGGCTTATGAAGATAGTATGGAAGCAGAAATGACCAATATGAAAGTTCAAAAGCTTCTGTACTATGCACAAAGCTTACATTTGGCGATGTATGATGAGCCATTGTTTGAACAAGAAATACAAGCATGGCGTTATGGCCCTGTTTGTCCTCCTGCTTACAAATTTTATAGTGAATTTGAAGCTAAACAATTACCTATTCCTAGTCAAGAATCACTATTAGAAATACCTGATGAAAAGAAACAGCTTCTAGAAGAAGTATGGGAATATTTTGGTGGTTACCATGCTTATCGACTAAGTGATATGACCCACTTGGAGTTTCCTTGGAAGAAAGCGCGTAAGGGGTTGCTACCTGAAGCTAGCTCAACTGAGCCAATTCTTCTTGAGGACTTAAAAGCACTGGGATATCAGAAACTAGACCAAATAGAGCGTGACCATCCTGCATATCAACTCGTAATGCGCGAAGTTTTAAAGGACGCTTCTACTTCGGAATCATCAACTCGTATTCACAAAGGAGAAGTGCATGAGTGGCTCAACTCCCTTCTCGATTGA
- a CDS encoding Uma2 family endonuclease codes for MALSTKISSNHSLAEFLKLPETEPASEYIDGRIYQKPMPQGKHSIIQTELSSTINQVGKSQKLALALTELRCTFEGRSLVPDIAVFEWSHIPTDEDGEIANRFDSYPDWTIEILSPDQSPNRVINKIIFCINQGTKLGWFIDPNDKSVMVFKPNKLPEVKYDTDILPVLDVLSDWQIQAADIFSWLKIK; via the coding sequence ATGGCACTATCAACTAAAATATCTTCTAATCATTCCTTAGCAGAGTTTCTAAAATTGCCAGAAACCGAACCAGCTAGTGAATACATTGACGGACGCATCTACCAAAAACCAATGCCGCAGGGAAAACATAGTATTATTCAAACTGAATTATCATCTACTATCAATCAGGTTGGTAAATCACAGAAACTCGCTTTAGCATTAACCGAGTTACGCTGTACCTTTGAGGGACGTTCCTTAGTTCCAGATATTGCAGTGTTTGAGTGGTCACACATCCCAACTGATGAAGATGGAGAGATTGCGAATCGGTTTGACAGCTACCCAGATTGGACTATTGAAATCCTATCACCAGACCAATCTCCTAACCGTGTGATTAACAAAATTATTTTTTGTATTAATCAAGGAACTAAATTAGGTTGGTTTATTGACCCTAATGATAAATCTGTAATGGTATTTAAACCAAATAAGCTACCAGAAGTTAAATATGATACTGATATATTACCTGTTCTCGATGTGTTAAGTGATTGGCAGATACAAGCAGCAGATATTTTTAGTTGGTTAAAAATTAAATAA